A single Branchiostoma floridae strain S238N-H82 chromosome 11, Bfl_VNyyK, whole genome shotgun sequence DNA region contains:
- the LOC118426380 gene encoding NACHT, LRR and PYD domains-containing protein 12-like encodes MALAGAQSRETQVLDGGHECYNDGDIVAFSETENAVNQMTNSSQVSGQGNKVINIGPHSTVTIFDGTSDEPSTGPNIDSPSEDFPLAQCQDSLKSYFKSRLSYLHPLAWNETFTMKIEDIFTTVDLVSRTQQGGNIERRALPSTVDALTARLNCPQPRRILIEGNAGIGKTTEVSKLAFDWAEGRSPVLEKYDLVFPIALRTVGESQSLTECIFDQLLPEDVPFQESDVETYLKGNDRVLIILDGFDEWARHEEHDVTKLLTGKVLRDCCLLVTTRPSHTPQLQSLMCPDTQVEITGFSQDNIRTYVHRFFTGDEAKAAALVSQMDSSLIPTGILATPILLLLTCMMWEEKQDLVFGGRIFPLYDELISFTIRRHCVRNNIVSDQGIPDNIRDALLCAGALAFNGLLENNLVYSKGDVAKYCGEDSLQELVLLGILHRQESPSRLNPSAQFSFSHKTMQEYFAGLYFAKRLQDETTEKSILNTYLTTAQSVRDLENVIMFACAKLGREADVILAHLVKLHQEEVEHLSDTSSGGYPHYMEYFLYSKCRIAGNEGEFFSPSKLAFFHLQTYMEIALLCFYESGCLSQVENIFLIKCVIHFSNVGPHVYNALEHVLKNIPPRSLRNVTTLRLMGTTDCFVSPVIDCLRMMNLSELDLYRACLGGHDPNTGPCARLAQQLPYLTSLRKLVLCLNNLFCSDLLVLLPSLKMLVDLEWLNLFGNKLAGCGKEISELPCSLRNLKVLNVYECKLSLDDVLQIGKGIILFTSLFYIDTFL; translated from the exons ATGGCACTGGCGGGTGCTCAGAGTAGAGAAACTCAAGTCTTAGACGGCGGGCATGAATGCTACAACGACGGAGACATTGTGGCGTTCTCAGAAACAG AAAATGCGGTGAACCAAATGACAAACTCAAGTCAAGTGAGCGGCCAAGGCAACAAGGTCATTAACATCGGACCCCATTCCACCGTCACTATCTTTGACGGAACATCGGATGAACCTAGCACAG GTCCCAACATTGACAGTCCCTCAGAAGATTTCCCCCTCGCCCAATGTCAAGATTCACTTAAGTCGTATTTCAAGTCAAGACTGAGCTACCTTCACCCTCTAGCGTGGAATGAAACTTTCACCATGAAGATTGAGGACATCTTCACGACTGTAGACCTCGTGTCGCGAACACAACAAGGAGGAAACATTGAACGGCGCGCCCTTCCCTCTACTGTCGACGCTTTGACTGCCAGACTCAATTGTCCCCAGCCCCGGCGCATTTTGATCGAAGGTAACGCAGGGATAGGGAAGACGACCGAAGTTTCTAAACTCGCTTTTGACTGGGCCGAGGGGCGGTCTCCAGTTCTGGAAAAGTATGATCTGGTTTTCCCGATCGCACTGCGGACGGTTGGCGAGTCCCAGTCCCTCACAGAGTGTATCTTCGACCAACTCCTGCCAGAAGACGTGCCGTTCCAAGAGTCGGACGTAGAAACGTACTTGAAGGGGAATGACCGAGTCTTGATCATTCTCGACGGCTTCGACGAGTGGGCCAGGCATGAAGAACATGACGTCACCAAACTTCTGACTG GTAAGGTTCTCCGAGACTGTTGCCTGTTGGTGACCACCAGACCTTCCCACACCCCTCAGCTGCAGAGTCTGATGTGTCCGGACACACAGGTGGAGATCACGGGCTTCAGTCAGGACAACATCCGCACTTACGTCCATAGGTTCTTCACGGGAGACGAGGCCAAGGCAGCTGCCTTAGTCAGCCAAATGGACTCCTCCCTAATCCCCACAGGCATTCTGGCAACACCAATACTGCTTTTGTTGACCTGCATGATGTGGGAAGAGAAGCAGGATTTGGTGTTTGGAGGTCGAATCTTTCCCCTTTATGATGAGCTAATTTCCTTCACCATAAGGCGACATTGCGTTAGGAACAACATTGTTTCTGACCAAGGTATTCCTGACAACATTAGAGACGCACTCTTGTGTGCCGGGGCCCTTGCTTTCAATGGCTTGTTGGAGAACAATCTAGTATATAGCAAAGGCGACGTTGCCAAGTATTGTGGTGAAGACAGTTTGCAGGAGCTTGTGTTGTTGGGGATCCTTCATAGACAAGAAAGTCCCTCCAGACTCAACCCTTCTGCCCAGTTTTCCTTCTCCCACAAGACGATGCAGGAGTATTTCGCAGGGTTGTATTTCGCAAAAAGGCTTCAGGACGAGACAACAGAAAAGTCCATTCTGAACACATACCTGACAACGGCTCAAAGTGTGCGTGACTTGGAAAACGTCATCATGTTTGCTTGTGCGAAGTTAGGGCGTGAAGCAGATGTTATATTGGCTCACCTTGTCAAACTCCACCAAGAGGAGGTAGAACATTTGTCTGATACCTCCAGTGGTGGGTATCCACACTACATGGAGTATTTTCTATATTCTAAATGTCGGATTGCAGGGAATGAAGGAGAGTTTTTTAGTCCTTCTAAGTTAGCTTTCTTTCACCTCCAGACATACATGGAGATCGCATTGTTGTGCTTCTACGAGAGTGGTTGTCTCTCGCAGGTAGAAAACATCTTTCTAATCAAATGTGTTATTCACTTTTCAAATGTAGGCCCTCATGTTTACAACGCCTTGGAACATGTTCTGAAGAACATTCCACCTCGATCCCTTAGAAATGTAACAACCCTCAGGTTGATGGGTACCACGGATTGTTTTGTCAGTCCTGTCATTGACTGCCTGAGGATGATGAATTTGTCTGAGTTGGACCTTTATCGTGCTTGTCTTGGAGGTCATGACCCCAACACAGGACCTTGTGCCCGCCTGGCACAACAGCTGCCTTACCTAACAAGTTTGAGGAAGCTTGTGTTGTGTTTGAACAATCTTTTCTGCTCAGATCTACTTGTATTATTACCTTCCTTGAAGATGTTGGTGGACCTTGAATGGTTGAACCTCTTTGGTAACAAACTAGcaggttgtggaaaggaaatcTCAGAACTGCCGTGCTCCTTACGGAACCTCAAAGTCCTGAACGTGTATGAGTGCAAACTTAGCCTGGATGATGTTCTACAAATAGGTAAGGGCATAATCTTATTCACCTCATTGTTTTACATCGATACTTTTCTATAA